The following is a genomic window from Meiothermus sp. CFH 77666.
GGCGCTGGATTATTCGGCCCACCGCTTGCCGGACAGGCTCGAGGAGCGCTTTATAGAGCTGGATCGGTTCCTGTATGGCTTCCTGAACGCCAACTCCGGAGTCACACTAATCCTCACCGCCGACCACGGTAATGCGGAAGAACCCTGGCACACCCAGCACACCCACAACCCCGTGCCCCTCGTGGTTTGTGGCCCTGGGGCCGACCATCTGCCAGAAATGCATCGCCTGACCGATGTGGCGCCCTGGATCAAACAATCGTTGGGCTGAGCCAGTGCTGGTTTTTGCGTGGGAATTGGAGCCGGTGGTCGGATTTGAACCGACGACCGCTCGATTACGAATCGAGTGCTCTACCGCTGAGCTACACCGGCACGCTGGGTTATTCTAGCGGCTTTGGGCGGAGCGTACAACTCCCATGCCCCTCTTGCGCAGTATCTGCGAAGGAGTGGGAGAACAGGGGGTTTGCCGGAGTAGCCTGGCAAGCTCTTGTTTGGCGCAGTCTAGATTCATCTCTAAACCTTACACAGGCGCAACTTAGTTCCCTTGAAAACTCAAACGGTTTCCCGGGGGCGAGGCTGAAAAGCCAGGCTGCTTCTAAACTGGCAAATATCCCATTGCGGTGGTAGAGTCTCGCAGATGAAGCGTAGAGACGGGCGGCAAGCTCATGAACTGCGCCCGCTGGCGATTCGAGTGGGCTACGTGCAGTATGCCGAGGGGTCGGCTCTGGTAGAACTGGGAAATACCCGGGTGTTGGTGAATGTTTCCCTCACCGAGGGGGTACCCCGGCACGTATCGGGACGGTCAGGCTGGCTGATGGCCGAGTACAACTTGTTGCCTCGCTCCACCAAAGAGCGCAAGGAGCGTGAGCGGCAAAAAATTTCGGGTCGTACGGCAGAGATTCAGCGGTTTCTGGGCCGGGCTTTCCGGGCCGCGCTCGACCTGAGCTTGCTGCCCAACAAGACAGTCGTGATTGACGCCGATGTGCTCCAGGCCGATGGGGGAACCCGTGTGGTCTCGCTGCTAGGGGGGTATGCCGCCCTGCATGTGGCCATGGATCGGCTGGTGAATCAGGGTAAGCTAGATGAATGGCCCCTGACCGAGTTTGCAGCAGTGAGCGTAGGTTGGATGGGCGAGAACACGCTGTTGCTCGACCTGACCCAGATCGAAGACGAAAACGCCTGGGCCGATCTGACGGTAGTGGCTACCCAGTCCGGCGACATCATCGAATTGCACGGGGCGGGTGAGGGTCGTCCAGTGCCCAAAGCAACCTATCAGGCCATGCTGGAACTGGGGCTGGCCCAAATTCCCGAGATAGTACGTCGGGTACATGGACAGCTAAAAAATCGCAGTTGATGGAAAACCGGCCTCATGCTATGAGGTGCCGGACGTGGGAAGAGCGGGGTTGGATGAAACAGGCTCTTGATCATGTCTCGTGGGGTGCTCTTCACAAATATCGAGCCATCTGGGACTAAGAAACCTTTGTCCTGGACAGAACAGTGGCCGCCTGGGTGCGTAACATGGGTCTGGGCCCCGACCTTCTCGTTTTCGTGGGCAGCCACGTCTGTGAAGAGCGCTGTAAGATAGTTGGGATGCGTCTGCTAATAGCCACCTCCAATCCAGGCAAGTACCGCGAGATTAAGGAAGGGCTCGCTCCCCTGGGTTGGACGCTATTCTCCCTGCTCGACTATCCCTTCAAAATGCCGCCCGAGGAAGGCTCCACCTTTGAGGATAACGCTGTGTTGAAAGCGGCTTTTGCCGCCAAGCACAGTGGTATGCCCACCCTGGCCGACGATTCAGGCCTCGAGGTCGCAGCCCTAGGGGGGGAGCCTGGGGTTTACTCAGCCCGATACGGTAACAAAAAAACCGACACTGAGCGGAATGTATACCTGCTCGAGCGCCTCAAGGGAGTTCCCAAGGCCGAGCGCAAAGCCAAGTTTGTGGCGGTGGTGGTGATTGCCTATCCCGATGGCTACATGGAGCTTTACCGGGGTGAGACCGAAGGGGAAATCCTCGAGGCTCCCAGGGGCGAGTGGGGCTTTGGCTACGACCCCTTGTTTTACTTGCCCGAGGTGGGTAAAACCTTTGCCGAGATGACCCTCGAGCAGAAAGCCGCCCACTCCCACCGGGGCAAAGCCCTGCGAATGCTGGTAGAGGCCCACAAGTTTGGGTTGCCCCGCAAAGAGCAGCCCCTTCATGAGTAGCCGCTACCCACTCAAGAGCTTCTCTTTCAAAAAGCGCCAAATCCAAACGCCCCAGCCTTGCGTAACTTGAGTTGGAGGCCAAAGTATGAAGCGATGTCAGGGCTAGATTTGCATCACTTAAATGAACGACGAGGATGGTTCACGGTTTAGTTAACTGGCGGTCGAGGTTTCATCCGAGTATCCTGGTTTTAATGCGAGCTGTACTGTTGCTTTTGCTATTTTATTCACTGCCTGCCAGCCCAGCGACCCACAGGCCTGTGTCCTGGTACGGGCGCTTACCATCGAAGAAGGCTTCAAGGCAGGCAATACCAATTCCTCGGATGTAACCATCAAGAAAGGGGGTTGTATCGAGTTTGTAAACGAAGACCCGACTCAAACCACCCACCTGGCTCAAAGCAAGCCGGGCACTCCTCAGGAGCTACAGTTCACCACCATCAACCTGGCTCCAGGAATCGAGAACAAAGTGAAGGTGGTCTTCAACATTGCTGGCGAAATAGAGTACATTTGCAGCCTGAATACGGGCAATATAGTCCACGCCCGAACCATGTACGGTAGGATTACTGTTTTACCCTGATATTTTACTCGATTCTCCTGGGAGATCTGCGCTTTGAGTCCATCGAAACGCCCGAAGCCTTGATTTGTTGCGCCGCATCCGGCGCCATTAAGAAAACTTTCGCACATCAGCATAAAGGGTGCTTGGTGCGAAAAAAGATGAAAACAGCCTGTGAGCCACGCGGGCACTAATCGGCTACAGGTTGCTCTATGCCAACACCTATTGGGTGACTGGTTCTACGGAGGCTCTTATGCCAAGGTATTTGATGGCTTTTACGCTTTTGGTGGCTATGCTGTCGCCGTTTGTTCTGGCTCGAGGCCCCTACCGCTTGCAGGCCATTACGCAGTTCAATCTGGTGGCCGACCGCGGTGATGTGCGCACGGTAACGTGCCAGTATTGTCACGTTAACGCGAACGGAGGGGCTCCCTGGAACGCTTTTGGAAACGAAGTGCGGGCCAACTTCAAAGGCAACATTGGCGATGCCCTCTACGAAGCCCTCAAGGCTATGAAGGACTCCGATGGCGATGGTTACGCTGATGTGCTCGAGGTCTTTGCCGGAACGCTACCGGGTGATGCCAACAGCAAACCTCTGGTCACCGCGCAGTTCCTAATGCAGAGCCTGGAAAAAGCCGGTGGTGTGGATATTTACAAGCCTAAGTAAGGGCTGGTGAATCGTGTGGGCGAACCTTGTGTTCGCCTGATTTTTTTGGGCACTATTGGGCTATGTCTAAACTGCGTGGAAAAGTGGCGCTGGTTACCGGAGCCTCCTCGGGAATAGGCCTCGAGATTGCCAAGCAACTGGTTGCAAATGGGGTGGGGGTGGGTTTGTTTGCCCGTAGCCAGGCCAAGCTGGCCCGCCTTGCGGGGGAATTGGGTAACAGCCTGGCGCTGCCAGGAGACATTACCCGATACGAGGATGTAGAGAAAGCGGTATTGCAGCTCGAGGCCCATTTTGGCGGCCTGGACTACCTGATCAACAACGCCGGGGTAGGCATTTTCAAACCCGTTCACGAACTCGAGCCCGAGGAGTGGCAGCGGGTACTGCAAACCAACCTGACCGGGCCATTTTATGCCACCAAAGCTGCGGTGCCGGCCATGCAGAAGCGAGGTGGGGGGCACATCATCAATATCGGTTCATTGGCGGGGAAGAATGCCTTTGCAAACGGAGCCGCCTACAACGCCAGTAAGTTTGGCCTGCTGGGCTTTTCCGAAGCCTCCATGCTTGATCTGCGATACTACGGAATTCGGGTCAGCAGTATTTTGCCCGGCTCCGTAGACACCCCTTTTGCCGGCAACACCACCGGCGCTCCTTGGAAAATCCAGCCCCAGGATATTGCCCAGGCGGTGTTATACCTTTTGCAAAGCGACCCCCGCATCATTCCCAGCCAGCTCGATTTGCGCCCCAGCCAGCCGCCCAGGAAATGAGCCCAGCAAAAAGGCTTTCAGATGCCTGCCATACTCCTCCCTCACACCTAATGCACCGAGGCGCAGGACACCCGTCAGATAAAAACCAAATAGGTGTCTGTGAGCACCGCTCAGAAAAGGTACTTTCAGCCATAATTTGGGGCATTTGCACGGGGATAGCCCTGGGCTAAGACGAAGACATCTTCCGGTATGTTCTTGTTAAGTTGCGCCCGTATAAGGTCTGGAGATGAATCCAGGCTGTGTTAGAAAATCATGCTCCGGGCGCAATACCCGAATGATTTTCGATCATGCCATTATCCAAAACATAGACGGGAGGCACTAAGCCGTGTATTCCTCGAAGCTGACCGGACACCGCTTTGTGCTGAGGGCGATGGTTTTGGGAGAAAGGCTGCGGGGCTTGGGTTCGATGATACCGGACATTTATCCCCTGTGAAGGCCCCATGGTTTTCATAGCAGATTCAT
Proteins encoded in this region:
- the rph gene encoding ribonuclease PH; amino-acid sequence: MKRRDGRQAHELRPLAIRVGYVQYAEGSALVELGNTRVLVNVSLTEGVPRHVSGRSGWLMAEYNLLPRSTKERKERERQKISGRTAEIQRFLGRAFRAALDLSLLPNKTVVIDADVLQADGGTRVVSLLGGYAALHVAMDRLVNQGKLDEWPLTEFAAVSVGWMGENTLLLDLTQIEDENAWADLTVVATQSGDIIELHGAGEGRPVPKATYQAMLELGLAQIPEIVRRVHGQLKNRS
- the rdgB gene encoding RdgB/HAM1 family non-canonical purine NTP pyrophosphatase, encoding MRLLIATSNPGKYREIKEGLAPLGWTLFSLLDYPFKMPPEEGSTFEDNAVLKAAFAAKHSGMPTLADDSGLEVAALGGEPGVYSARYGNKKTDTERNVYLLERLKGVPKAERKAKFVAVVVIAYPDGYMELYRGETEGEILEAPRGEWGFGYDPLFYLPEVGKTFAEMTLEQKAAHSHRGKALRMLVEAHKFGLPRKEQPLHE
- a CDS encoding thrombospondin type 3 repeat-containing protein, with the protein product MPRYLMAFTLLVAMLSPFVLARGPYRLQAITQFNLVADRGDVRTVTCQYCHVNANGGAPWNAFGNEVRANFKGNIGDALYEALKAMKDSDGDGYADVLEVFAGTLPGDANSKPLVTAQFLMQSLEKAGGVDIYKPK
- a CDS encoding SDR family oxidoreductase encodes the protein MSKLRGKVALVTGASSGIGLEIAKQLVANGVGVGLFARSQAKLARLAGELGNSLALPGDITRYEDVEKAVLQLEAHFGGLDYLINNAGVGIFKPVHELEPEEWQRVLQTNLTGPFYATKAAVPAMQKRGGGHIINIGSLAGKNAFANGAAYNASKFGLLGFSEASMLDLRYYGIRVSSILPGSVDTPFAGNTTGAPWKIQPQDIAQAVLYLLQSDPRIIPSQLDLRPSQPPRK